A part of Tigriopus californicus strain San Diego chromosome 10, Tcal_SD_v2.1, whole genome shotgun sequence genomic DNA contains:
- the LOC131888277 gene encoding carboxypeptidase Z-like, protein MQRNLQIAICWLQSFMIVSSGILTPEKELEKQAIPDLGQWVNHPNCGRSDTGQDSWFVSIIKSSQRDPSREEKLCSAILVTQSHLLTSDCPTLSSLRPGDDTLWGNFESHGEHIKVSFRPEAIFRTNASVFLLTLERPIPRNSPIVPICMRQQPRTDLEPVRKRTPVCRENGGLLKCQSSADCSFVTIDVGSTGQSLLGIHLPSSVEGCQEVNEGEQSLLRPSERMDELLSQIQPNQACPKASFCNGRIVCSTPSATSGAKRVGKSQAIIFPLTTDLCPVYELCSDQANEFGFQWVQLHMSNVELSKECQSSQMAPFVDPRIGDEIPSQLSSEPLNLSLEQEIEANASVNDPKLDDYDLDDIDESTLAGPGRPAIQIDLVEKTSNENSSLPEFLAESDYDGLEEEEGDPCDLASPRGMKCQFPFMYGGENRHECVRDVSQFQHDRSMCASKVDPDTQEGIEWIECSESCPLEDYHGHDEIEDDLRYLEERYPDHVRVFDIGTSQNGAPLWVINLSANLTNRTQTDTEQFQLRPRVKFIGNMHGNEPVGRELLIHLAKYLLQGHEQNYSEATHILEEINLFLLPTMNPDGFKRGNETSCSGGSYEAGRLNEGGRDLNRNFPTWRDWRKFRSDGQFDVKADREKETALLIDWIMGGYFHLSANFHDGAVLVNYPWDNYHNSRQFYGIFGTPDHEEFVSLAKSYALNHRWMADPKFQCLNWGPFQDGITNGADWYPVEGGMQDFNYMFAGTMEVLVEVSCCKYPGRKELLGHWNDNRRSLLAYTKQALKGIKGFVRDSALDEPIKEAKIAVKSDREANFREFPVRSDQYGAYRRILQKPGQYTAYAFVEIWNPQTRAFEIVAQSEEKTFVFDPSELEAQRIDFVIDLERNSKPKKSRRVSISQEINDEFLDRVDFPNETPDTNAPLDPPNRRRRQPDNLPNIWGAFRRRSTRF, encoded by the exons AtgcaaagaaacttgcaaaTCGCCATTTGTTGGCTCCAGAGTTTTATGATTGTCTCCTCGGGAATTCTGACCCCGGAGAAAGAACTCGAAAAGCAGGCAATCCCCGATTTGGGGCAGTGGGTTAACCATCCGAATTGCGGACGATCTGACACTGGGCAAG ATTCTTGGTTCGTGTCCATCATCAAGTCAAGTCAACGTGACCCAAGTCGAGAGGAGAAACTTTGCTCCGCCATTCTTGTGACTCAGAGCCATCTTCTCACTTCGGACTGTCCCACTTTGTCATCACTTCGACCCGGGGATGACACGCTCTGGGGGAACTTTGAGAGCCACGGGGAACACATCAAAGTTTCCTTTCGTCCTGAGGCCATTTTCCGTACCAACGCTAGTGTATTCCTTCTCACATTGGAGCGTCCCATTCCGAGGAACAGTCCCATTGTTCCCATTTGTATGCGTCAACAACCTCGCACAGATCTTGAACCGGTTAGAAAACGCACGCCGGTCTGCCGGGAAAATGGAGGCCTTCTCAAGTGTCAAAGTTCAGCGGACTGTTCCTTCGTTACAATTGATGTGGGTTCCACTGGGCAATCTTTGCTCGGGATCCATCTTCCATCCAGTGTTGAGGGATGTCAAGAAGTCAATGAGGGGGAGCAATCGCTTCTCCGACCTTCGGAGCGAATGGACGAGCTCTTAAGCCAGATCCAACCCAATCAAGCTTGTCCCAAGGCCTCGTTTTGTAACGGAAGGATTGTATGTTCCACCCCTTCTGCTACTTCCGGAGCCAAACGAGTAGGCAAGTCCCAAGCGATCATCTTTCCTTTGACAACCGACTTGTGTCCGGTTTATGAACTGTGCTCGGATCAGGCCAATGAGTTTGGCTTCCAATGGGTTCAATTGCACATGTCCAACGTGGAACTGTCGAAAGAATGCCAATCCTCTCAAATGGCTCCCTTTGTCGACCCTCGCATTGGTGATGAAATTCCTTCTCAATTGTCGTCGGAACCCCTGAACTTGTCTTTGGAACAGGAGATTGAGGCCAATGCAAGCGTAAACGATCCGAAACTTGACGATTACGACTTGGATGATATCGACGAATCCACCCTAGCAGGCCCAGGCAGACCTGCGATTCAAATCGATCTAGTGGAAAAGACGAGCAATGAAAACAGTTCCTTGCCAGAATTTCTGGCAGAGTCCGACTATGATGGGCTTGAAGAAG AGGAAGGCGATCCTTGTGACCTGGCCAGCCCACGTGGAATGAAGTGTCAATTCCCTTTTATGTACGGCGGAGAGAATCGACATGAATGCGTACGAGATGTGTCGCAATTCCAGCACGATCGTTCAATGTGTGCTTCAAAAGTCGATCCCGACACGCAAGAG GGCATCGAATGGATCGAATGCTCGGAATCTTGCCCTCTCGAAGACTACCATGGTCACGACGAGATCGAGGATGATTTAAGGTACCTGGAGGAACGTTACCCGGACCATGTTCGAGTCTTCGATATTGGAACCTCTCAAAATGGTGCCCCATTATGGGTCATCAATTTGAGTGCCAATTTAACTAACCGGACCCAAACGGACACGGAACAATTCCAACTGAGACCGCGAGTGAAATTCATCGGAAACATGCACGGAAACGAACCCGTGGGCCGGGAGTTGCTCATTCATTTGGCCAAATACTTACTACAGGGCCATGAGCAAAACTACTCAGAAGCCACCCATATCTTGGAAGAGATCAACTTGTTCCTGTTGCCTACCATGAACCCTGATGGTTTTAAGCGCGGTAATGAGACCTCGTGTTCCGGGGGATCCTATGAGGCTGGCAGGTTAAATGAAGGTGGACGGGATTTGAATCGAAATTTCCCCACGTGGCGAGATTGGCGCAAGTTTCGGTCCGATGGCCAATTCGACGTGAAGGCCGATCGGGAGAAGGAGACCGCTCTACTTATAGACTGGATCATGGGCGGGTATTTCCACTTGTCCGCCAATTTCCATGACGGAGCAGTTCTCGTGAACTATCCATGGGACAATTACCACAACTCAAGGCAGTTCTACGGGATCTTTGGGACGCCTGATCATGAAGAGTTCGTGTCGTTGGCCAAATCCTACGCCTTAAATCATAGATGGATGGCCGATCCCAAGTTCCAGTGCCTGAATTGGGGGCCTTTCCAGGATGGGATCACCAACGGGGCCGATTGGTATCCGGTGGAAGGTGGAATGCAGGACTTTAATTATATGTTTGCCGGCACCATGGAGGTTCTGGTTGAGGTGTCTTGTTGTAAATATCCTGGCCGGAAAGAACTTCTGGGACATTGGAACGATAATCGTCGTAGTCTCTTGGCTTACACGAAACAAGCGCTTAAAGGGATCAAAGGATTTGTTCGCGACTCTGCTCTTGATGAGCCGATCAAAGAGGCTAAAATTGCCGTGAAATCCGACAGAGAGGCAAACTTTAGAGAGTTCCCGGTAAGATCCGATCAGTACGGGGCCTACCGCAGGATCCTCCAAAAACCTGGCCAATACACAGCCTATGCTTTCGTCGAGATTTGGAATCCCCAAACACGGGCTTTTGAAATTGTGGCCCAATCGGAGGAAAAAACCTTCGTGTTCGATCCGTCCGAACTTGAGGCTCAAAGGATCGACTTTGTTATCGATCTTGAGCGAAATTCGAAGCCCAAAAAATCTCGACGTGTTTCAATATCCCAAGAGATCAACGACGAATTTTTGGATCGAGTTGACTTCCCCAATGAGACTCCGGACACTAATGCGCCATTGGACCCACCCAATCGCCGACGTCGACAACCGGATAATCTGCCAAACATCTGGGGAGCATTCCGACGAAGATCGACGCGGTTTTGA